Proteins encoded within one genomic window of Saccharopolyspora pogona:
- a CDS encoding ABC transporter permease, producing MLAAQTKVEALLIIRHGEQALLTLIIPLALLIGLSTLHIGTLPEPRVNSVMPRILALAVMSTAFTGQAIALGFDRRYGVLKRLSATALPRWTLVSGRVLATLLVVALQAVVLGIAAALLGWSPALAGLLPAIPLLVLGTLAFGAAGVLAGGSLRAEIVLALANAIWFVLLLAGGLALPASELPGPVGAVAGFLPSGALAEALDAVLVNGALPGVQPVAVLVAWGAVCGAVAIRTTRLT from the coding sequence ATGCTGGCCGCGCAGACCAAGGTCGAGGCGCTGCTGATCATCCGGCACGGCGAGCAGGCGCTGCTGACGCTGATCATTCCGCTGGCGCTGCTGATCGGGCTGAGCACGCTGCACATCGGCACCCTGCCGGAGCCGCGGGTGAACTCGGTGATGCCGCGGATCCTGGCGTTGGCGGTGATGTCCACGGCGTTCACCGGGCAGGCCATCGCGCTCGGCTTCGACCGCCGCTACGGCGTGCTCAAGCGGCTGTCCGCGACGGCGCTGCCGCGCTGGACGCTGGTGTCCGGCCGCGTCCTGGCGACGCTGCTGGTCGTCGCGCTGCAGGCGGTCGTGCTGGGCATCGCCGCGGCGCTGTTGGGCTGGTCACCCGCGCTTGCCGGGCTGCTGCCCGCCATCCCGCTGCTCGTGCTGGGCACGCTCGCCTTCGGCGCGGCCGGGGTGCTGGCCGGCGGCTCGTTGCGGGCCGAGATCGTGCTCGCGCTGGCCAACGCGATCTGGTTCGTGCTGCTGCTCGCCGGTGGGTTGGCGCTGCCCGCGAGCGAGCTGCCCGGCCCGGTCGGCGCGGTCGCCGGCTTCCTGCCGTCCGGTGCCCTCGCGGAGGCCTTGGACGCGGTGCTGGTCAACGGCGCCCTGCCCGGCGTGCAGCCGGTCGCGGTGCTGGTGGCGTGGGGCGCGGTGTGCGGCGCGGTGGCGATCCGGACCACGCGTCTGACCTGA
- a CDS encoding COX15/CtaA family protein produces MPTASMTSRISRPSPRVVRGLAIAVLVTQALISVTGVIVRVTGSGLGCPTWPQCFPGSMVPVEHPEVATLHQVIEFGNRLLTGVIGFIALACFLAAWRCLPYRKRLVRLALIMPLGVIAQAIIGGMTVRVNLAWWSVSMHFMASAVLIWLATILVKATTEGDREPVGVVPPPMRKLLAALVVVTAAVLVLGTLVTASGPHAGDPDTPRLDLPVPTMVQTHGLLVMAYVLLLAVFGVWLRSARPTKALLKTYGAACVLVLVQGGIGSAQYYLGVPEAMVVLHVLAATLVIIVTAMLWCESRYRGPLPEPTPEATAKQSVAA; encoded by the coding sequence GTGCCCACGGCCTCGATGACTTCCCGGATCTCCCGCCCGTCGCCGCGCGTTGTGCGCGGTCTGGCCATCGCGGTGCTGGTGACGCAGGCGCTGATCTCGGTGACCGGCGTGATCGTCCGGGTGACCGGTTCCGGGCTTGGCTGCCCCACGTGGCCGCAGTGCTTCCCGGGCAGCATGGTGCCCGTCGAGCACCCCGAGGTCGCGACCCTCCACCAGGTGATCGAGTTCGGCAACCGGCTGCTGACCGGCGTGATCGGGTTCATCGCGCTGGCCTGCTTCCTGGCCGCGTGGCGGTGCCTGCCCTACCGGAAGCGGCTGGTCCGGCTGGCGCTGATCATGCCGCTGGGCGTGATCGCGCAGGCGATCATCGGCGGCATGACGGTGCGCGTCAACCTGGCCTGGTGGAGCGTGTCGATGCACTTCATGGCCTCGGCGGTGCTCATCTGGCTGGCCACGATCCTGGTCAAGGCGACCACCGAGGGCGACCGCGAGCCGGTCGGCGTGGTGCCGCCGCCGATGCGCAAGCTGCTGGCCGCCCTGGTCGTGGTCACCGCGGCCGTGCTGGTCCTCGGCACCCTGGTCACCGCTTCCGGGCCGCACGCCGGCGACCCGGACACCCCGCGGCTGGACCTCCCGGTGCCGACGATGGTGCAGACCCACGGCCTGCTGGTGATGGCGTACGTGCTGCTGCTCGCGGTGTTCGGCGTGTGGCTGCGCAGCGCCCGCCCGACCAAGGCGCTGCTGAAGACCTACGGCGCGGCGTGCGTACTCGTGCTGGTGCAGGGCGGGATCGGCTCCGCGCAGTACTACCTCGGCGTTCCCGAGGCGATGGTGGTTCTGCACGTGCTGGCGGCGACGCTGGTGATCATCGTCACCGCGATGCTCTGGTGCGAATCCCGCTACCGCGGCCCGCTGCCGGAGCCGACGCCCGAGGCCACCGCCAAGCAATCCGTCGCCGCCTGA
- the mptB gene encoding polyprenol phosphomannose-dependent alpha 1,6 mannosyltransferase MptB, translated as MAAVESKDPAPAGPTPGPAEPKPLDRTERRQLDVVRRFGTTGSLMLAVGAIGAGAAPVDNPLSGARLIGLPVRIPTVAMASCWLGMLMIVIAWLWLGKLCWPGRGRMLSVTQLARTLAMWALPLALAPPLFSTDMYSYLAQSEVAARGFNPYVLGSAAALGVDHPFTANVPNIWRDTPSPYGPLFLMFGQMISRIIGDNVVFGVLVWRAVMLCGLALAIWAIPRLARRCGVHPAAALWLGAANPIVLFHVVSGMHNEALMVGIMLAAIELGLRYQTVPGTIAAGVLLTIAGAIKPPGWIALGFFGIYLVVRRGGRFRDLVRFAALLAAVFLATMTVITVASGWGFGWIDTFDVPNRVKTFMAPLTAFGMTGGGLSTLLGLGNQTDAMLVITKIIGYLIVAAMCLRMLWLSFRGRIEPLAAMGITFLTLALAVPVLWPWYLLWSVVPLALSTNSNRFRITATAICAAVSLLVPPTGAGFVLRAYQIPFAVIAAAIAFAITLWLVRGKVPGLLPTRGGVRPVTQ; from the coding sequence GTGGCGGCAGTCGAATCGAAAGACCCAGCGCCCGCAGGTCCGACCCCGGGCCCCGCGGAACCGAAGCCCCTGGACCGCACCGAGCGGCGGCAGCTCGACGTCGTCCGCCGGTTCGGCACCACCGGCTCGCTGATGCTCGCGGTGGGCGCGATCGGCGCCGGGGCCGCCCCGGTGGACAACCCGCTGTCCGGCGCCCGCCTGATCGGTCTGCCCGTCCGGATCCCGACCGTCGCGATGGCCAGCTGCTGGCTGGGCATGCTGATGATCGTGATCGCCTGGCTGTGGCTGGGAAAGCTCTGCTGGCCGGGCCGCGGCCGGATGCTGTCGGTCACCCAGCTGGCCCGCACGCTGGCGATGTGGGCGCTGCCACTGGCACTGGCCCCGCCGCTGTTCAGCACCGACATGTACAGCTACCTCGCGCAGAGCGAGGTGGCCGCCCGCGGCTTCAACCCGTACGTGCTGGGCTCGGCCGCCGCGCTGGGCGTCGACCACCCGTTCACCGCCAACGTGCCCAACATCTGGCGCGACACCCCGTCGCCGTACGGGCCGCTGTTCCTGATGTTCGGCCAGATGATCTCCCGGATCATCGGCGACAACGTGGTGTTCGGGGTGCTGGTGTGGCGCGCGGTGATGCTGTGCGGGCTGGCGCTGGCGATCTGGGCGATCCCCCGGCTGGCGCGCCGCTGCGGGGTGCACCCGGCAGCAGCGCTGTGGCTCGGTGCGGCCAACCCGATCGTGCTGTTCCACGTGGTCAGCGGCATGCACAACGAGGCGCTGATGGTCGGCATCATGCTGGCCGCCATCGAGCTGGGGCTGCGCTACCAGACCGTGCCGGGCACCATCGCCGCCGGCGTGCTGCTGACCATCGCCGGGGCGATCAAGCCGCCCGGCTGGATCGCGCTCGGCTTCTTCGGGATCTACCTGGTGGTGCGGCGCGGCGGCCGGTTCCGCGACCTGGTGCGGTTCGCGGCGCTGCTGGCGGCGGTGTTCCTGGCAACCATGACGGTCATCACGGTGGCCAGCGGCTGGGGGTTCGGCTGGATCGACACCTTCGACGTGCCCAACCGGGTCAAGACGTTCATGGCGCCGCTGACCGCGTTCGGCATGACCGGCGGCGGCCTGAGCACCCTGCTGGGGCTGGGCAACCAGACCGACGCGATGCTGGTCATCACCAAGATCATCGGTTACCTGATCGTCGCCGCGATGTGCCTGCGGATGCTGTGGCTGTCCTTCCGCGGCCGCATCGAACCGCTGGCCGCGATGGGCATCACGTTCCTCACGCTCGCGCTGGCCGTGCCGGTGCTGTGGCCCTGGTACCTGCTGTGGTCGGTGGTGCCGCTGGCCCTGTCCACCAACAGCAACCGGTTCCGCATCACCGCGACCGCGATCTGCGCCGCGGTGTCGCTGCTGGTGCCGCCGACCGGGGCGGGTTTCGTGCTGCGCGCCTACCAGATCCCGTTCGCGGTGATCGCCGCCGCGATCGCCTTCGCGATCACGCTCTGGCTGGTGCGCGGCAAGGTCCCGGGCCTGCTGCCGACCCGCGGCGGTGTTCGGCCGGTCACGCAATAG
- the sufD gene encoding Fe-S cluster assembly protein SufD encodes MSTTKTDAQHGLTEHSHGGGTGIPQSSRGARFTSYDVEAFEVPGGREEDWRFTPMKRLKGLHDGTATATGNIKIEVTGDGATVETVSRDDARIGNGGIPSDRVAAQAWSSFTEATVVTVPKDTKPEDPITITVHGPGEGQVAFGHLQVRAEQFAEAVVVIDYRGSGTLGDNVEFVAGDGAQLRAVSVHDWADDATQVSSEHAYLGRDAVFRHLAVTLGGDLVRVNTTITYGDKGGDVELLGLYFADAGQHLEHRMLVDHAVPNCRSNVLYKGALQGDSAHSVWIGDVLIRAAAEGTDTYELNRNLVLTEGARADSVPNLEIETGEIEGAGHASATGRFDDEQLFYLQARGIPQDQARRLVVRGFFHELLQKITVPEVRERLEAAIEEELAVVGV; translated from the coding sequence ATGAGCACCACCAAGACCGACGCCCAGCACGGCCTTACCGAGCACTCGCACGGGGGCGGCACGGGCATCCCGCAGTCCTCCCGCGGGGCGCGCTTCACGTCCTACGACGTCGAGGCCTTCGAGGTGCCCGGCGGCCGCGAGGAGGACTGGCGCTTCACGCCGATGAAGCGGCTCAAAGGCCTGCACGACGGCACCGCCACCGCCACCGGCAACATCAAGATCGAGGTCACCGGCGACGGCGCGACCGTGGAGACCGTGAGCCGCGACGACGCACGGATCGGCAACGGGGGCATCCCGTCCGACCGCGTCGCCGCGCAGGCCTGGAGCTCCTTCACCGAGGCCACCGTCGTCACGGTCCCGAAGGACACCAAGCCCGAGGACCCGATCACCATCACGGTGCACGGCCCGGGTGAGGGCCAGGTGGCCTTCGGGCACCTGCAGGTCCGCGCAGAGCAGTTCGCCGAGGCCGTCGTGGTGATCGACTACCGCGGTTCCGGCACGCTGGGCGACAACGTCGAGTTCGTCGCCGGTGACGGCGCGCAGCTGCGCGCCGTGTCCGTGCACGACTGGGCCGACGACGCCACCCAGGTCAGCTCCGAGCACGCCTACCTGGGCCGCGACGCGGTGTTCCGGCACCTCGCCGTCACCCTCGGCGGCGACCTGGTGCGGGTCAACACCACCATCACCTACGGCGACAAGGGCGGCGACGTCGAGCTGCTCGGCCTGTACTTCGCCGACGCCGGCCAGCACCTGGAGCACCGGATGCTGGTGGACCACGCGGTGCCGAACTGCCGCAGCAACGTGCTCTATAAGGGCGCGCTGCAGGGCGACTCGGCGCACTCGGTGTGGATCGGCGACGTGCTGATCCGGGCCGCGGCCGAGGGCACCGACACCTACGAGCTCAACCGCAACCTGGTGCTGACCGAGGGCGCGCGAGCCGACTCGGTGCCGAACCTGGAGATCGAGACCGGCGAGATCGAAGGCGCCGGGCACGCCAGCGCCACCGGCCGGTTCGACGACGAGCAGCTGTTCTACCTGCAGGCCCGGGGCATCCCGCAGGACCAGGCCCGGCGCCTGGTGGTGCGCGGGTTCTTCCACGAGCTGCTGCAGAAGATCACCGTGCCCGAGGTCCGGGAGCGGCTGGAAGCCGCGATCGAGGAAGAACTCGCCGTCGTCGGCGTCTGA
- a CDS encoding ABC transporter ATP-binding protein — protein MSNADSPAVRLRGLKKRFGDTVAVAGLDLCLPRGSVLALLGPNGAGKTTTVEICEGFQRPDDGEVRVLGLDPRTQSEALRPRIGVMPQGGGAYPGVRADEMLNLIASCAADPLDPAWLLDVLGLDGARRTPYKRLSGGQQQRLSLACALVGRPELVFLDEPTAGLDPQARRLVWDLVGALRRDGVSVLLTTHLMDEAEALADRVVIVDHGRAVADGTTAELTEPEDGRQELRFRSQPGLDLKLLLAALPEGCEATELRPGDYVVRGVVDPQVVSTVTAWCAQHGVLAQELRVSRRSLEDVFLELTGRELRS, from the coding sequence GTGAGCAACGCCGACAGCCCGGCCGTCCGGTTGCGGGGGCTGAAAAAACGCTTCGGCGACACCGTCGCCGTTGCCGGGCTCGACCTGTGCCTGCCGCGCGGCAGCGTCCTGGCGCTGCTCGGGCCCAACGGCGCGGGCAAGACCACCACCGTCGAGATCTGCGAGGGCTTCCAACGCCCGGACGACGGCGAAGTGCGCGTGCTCGGGCTGGACCCGCGCACGCAGTCCGAGGCGTTGCGGCCGCGGATCGGCGTCATGCCGCAGGGCGGCGGCGCCTACCCGGGCGTTCGCGCCGACGAGATGCTGAACCTGATCGCCTCCTGCGCCGCCGACCCGCTGGACCCGGCGTGGCTGCTGGACGTGCTCGGCCTGGACGGCGCCCGCCGCACCCCCTACAAGCGGCTCTCCGGCGGCCAGCAGCAGCGCCTGTCGCTGGCCTGCGCCCTGGTCGGCCGCCCCGAGCTGGTGTTCCTCGACGAGCCCACCGCAGGGCTGGACCCGCAGGCACGGCGGCTGGTCTGGGACCTGGTCGGCGCGCTGCGCCGCGACGGGGTGAGCGTGCTGCTGACGACCCACCTGATGGACGAGGCCGAGGCGCTGGCCGACCGGGTGGTGATCGTCGACCACGGCCGCGCGGTCGCCGACGGCACCACCGCGGAGCTCACCGAACCCGAGGACGGCAGGCAGGAACTCCGGTTCCGCTCCCAGCCCGGGCTGGACCTGAAGCTGCTGCTGGCAGCGCTGCCGGAGGGCTGCGAGGCCACCGAGCTGCGCCCCGGCGACTACGTGGTGCGCGGCGTGGTCGACCCGCAGGTGGTGTCGACCGTGACCGCCTGGTGCGCGCAGCACGGCGTGCTCGCGCAGGAACTCCGGGTCAGCCGCCGCAGCCTGGAGGACGTGTTCCTGGAATTGACCGGACGGGAGCTGCGATCGTGA
- a CDS encoding GbsR/MarR family transcriptional regulator has translation MSDYLQRTDRPAMSEWIEQMAAHFEASEGMPLIAGRILAFLLVCDPPERTAAELSHALAASTGSISTNVRLLMRLGVISKTTRQGREAALYQVEEDRWPALVRQRMERVTALEELTAQGLRMFSGQGERARRLRTVNEFYQWLSGEMPELWRRWEREGKPKLRF, from the coding sequence GTGTCCGACTACTTGCAGCGCACCGACCGGCCCGCCATGTCGGAGTGGATCGAGCAGATGGCGGCGCACTTCGAGGCCAGCGAGGGCATGCCGCTGATCGCCGGCCGGATCCTGGCGTTCCTGCTGGTCTGCGACCCGCCGGAGCGCACCGCCGCGGAGCTGTCCCACGCGCTGGCCGCGAGCACCGGATCGATCAGCACCAACGTGCGGCTGCTGATGCGGCTCGGGGTGATCTCCAAGACGACCCGGCAGGGCCGCGAGGCGGCGCTGTACCAGGTGGAGGAGGACCGCTGGCCGGCGCTGGTGCGCCAGCGCATGGAGCGGGTCACCGCGCTGGAAGAGCTCACCGCGCAAGGCCTGCGGATGTTCAGCGGCCAGGGCGAACGGGCCCGCCGCCTGCGCACGGTCAACGAGTTCTACCAGTGGCTGTCCGGCGAGATGCCGGAGCTGTGGCGCCGCTGGGAACGCGAAGGAAAACCCAAGCTGCGCTTCTGA
- a CDS encoding quinone oxidoreductase family protein, with protein MRAIRVAANGGPEVLEYSEAELPDPGPGQLLVEVAAAGVNFIDTYQRSGIYSMKLPFTPGSEGAGKVVAVGPGVTGFGVGDRIAWAMVPGSYAERALVPAGKAVRVPDGVDDQTAAAALLQGLTAHYLITSTYPVQTGETALVHAAAGGMGLLLTQLIKSRGANVIGTVSTPEKEELAREAGADEIIRYTEADVAEEVKDLTDGRGVDVVYDGVGKTTFDASLASLRPRGMLALFGASSGPVPPVDPQRLNAAGSVFLTRPSLAHHILTRDELDSRANELFGWIASGTLKIRIGGTYPLPDARRAHEDLEGRRTTGKLLLLP; from the coding sequence ATGCGCGCGATTCGCGTGGCGGCGAACGGCGGACCCGAGGTCCTGGAGTACAGCGAAGCCGAACTGCCCGACCCGGGGCCCGGCCAGTTGCTGGTCGAGGTCGCCGCGGCCGGGGTCAACTTCATCGACACCTACCAGCGCAGCGGGATCTACTCGATGAAGCTGCCGTTCACGCCCGGCTCGGAGGGTGCGGGCAAGGTCGTCGCGGTCGGCCCCGGCGTGACCGGCTTCGGCGTCGGCGACCGCATCGCCTGGGCGATGGTGCCGGGCAGCTACGCCGAGCGGGCGCTGGTGCCCGCCGGCAAGGCGGTGCGGGTGCCGGACGGGGTGGACGACCAGACGGCGGCGGCCGCGCTCCTGCAGGGACTGACCGCGCACTACCTGATCACCTCGACCTACCCGGTGCAAACCGGCGAGACCGCCCTGGTGCACGCCGCGGCCGGCGGCATGGGCCTGCTGCTGACCCAGCTGATCAAGTCGCGCGGCGCGAACGTGATCGGCACCGTGTCCACGCCCGAGAAGGAGGAGCTGGCACGGGAGGCGGGCGCCGACGAGATCATCCGCTACACCGAGGCGGACGTGGCCGAGGAGGTCAAGGACCTCACCGACGGGCGCGGCGTGGACGTGGTCTACGACGGCGTCGGCAAGACCACCTTCGACGCGAGCCTGGCCAGCCTGCGGCCGCGCGGCATGCTCGCGCTGTTCGGCGCGTCCAGCGGCCCGGTGCCGCCAGTCGACCCGCAGCGGCTGAACGCGGCGGGATCGGTGTTCCTGACCCGCCCGAGCCTCGCGCACCACATCCTGACCCGCGACGAGCTGGACTCGCGGGCCAACGAGCTGTTCGGCTGGATCGCCAGCGGCACCCTCAAGATCCGCATCGGCGGCACCTACCCGCTGCCGGACGCCCGCCGCGCGCACGAGGACCTGGAAGGCCGCCGCACCACCGGAAAGCTCCTGCTCCTGCCGTGA
- the sufB gene encoding Fe-S cluster assembly protein SufB: MTAAAEQRTPTTASTGNGQLSQDEILASVGSYEYGWADSDVAGASARRGLNEDVVRDISGKKDEPEWMLETRLKALRLFDRKPMPNWGADLSGIDFDNIKYFVRSTEQQAQTWEDLPEDIKNTYDKLGIPEAEKQRLVAGVAAQYESEVVYHKIREDLEEQGVIFLDTDTGLKEHPELFKEYFGSVIPAGDNKFSALNTSVWSGGSFIYVPPGVQVDIPLQAYFRINTENMGQFERTLIIVDEGAYVHYVEGCTAPIYSSDSLHSAVVEIIVKKGGRCRYTTIQNWSTNVYNLVTKRAKAEEGATMEWVDGNLGSKVTMKYPSVFLMGEHAKGEVLSVAFAGEGQHQDAGAKMEHLAPHTSSTIVSKSIARGGGRTSYRGLVKIAKRAHHSSSNVKCDALLMDTISRSDTYPYVDVRVDDVSMGHEATVSKVSDDQLFYLMQRGLTEDEAMAMIVRGFVEPIARELPMEYALELNRLIELQMEGAVG; encoded by the coding sequence ATGACTGCCGCTGCGGAGCAGCGCACACCCACCACGGCGTCCACCGGCAACGGCCAGCTCAGCCAGGACGAAATCCTGGCCAGCGTGGGCAGCTACGAGTACGGCTGGGCCGACTCGGACGTCGCGGGCGCCAGTGCACGTCGTGGCCTCAACGAGGACGTCGTCCGCGACATCTCGGGCAAGAAGGACGAGCCCGAGTGGATGCTGGAGACCCGGCTGAAGGCGCTGCGGCTGTTCGACCGGAAGCCGATGCCGAACTGGGGCGCCGACCTGTCGGGGATCGACTTCGACAACATCAAGTACTTCGTCCGCTCCACCGAGCAGCAGGCCCAGACCTGGGAAGACCTGCCCGAGGACATCAAGAACACCTACGACAAGCTGGGCATCCCGGAGGCCGAGAAGCAGCGCCTCGTCGCGGGTGTGGCCGCCCAGTACGAGTCCGAGGTCGTCTACCACAAGATCCGCGAGGACCTTGAGGAGCAGGGCGTCATCTTCCTGGACACCGACACGGGCCTCAAGGAACACCCGGAGCTGTTCAAGGAGTACTTCGGCTCGGTCATCCCGGCCGGGGACAACAAGTTCTCCGCGCTGAACACCTCGGTGTGGTCGGGCGGCTCGTTCATCTACGTGCCGCCGGGCGTGCAGGTGGACATCCCGCTGCAGGCCTACTTCCGGATCAACACCGAAAACATGGGCCAGTTCGAGCGGACCCTGATCATCGTCGACGAGGGTGCCTACGTGCACTACGTCGAGGGCTGCACGGCGCCGATCTACTCCAGCGACTCGCTGCACTCCGCGGTCGTGGAGATCATCGTCAAGAAGGGCGGCCGCTGCCGCTACACGACGATCCAGAACTGGTCGACCAACGTCTACAACCTGGTCACCAAGCGCGCCAAGGCCGAAGAGGGCGCCACCATGGAGTGGGTCGACGGCAACCTCGGCTCCAAGGTGACCATGAAGTACCCGTCGGTGTTCCTGATGGGTGAACATGCCAAGGGCGAGGTGCTCTCGGTGGCTTTCGCCGGCGAGGGCCAGCACCAGGACGCGGGCGCGAAGATGGAGCACCTGGCGCCGCACACCTCCTCGACGATCGTGTCCAAGTCGATCGCCCGGGGCGGCGGCCGCACCTCCTACCGCGGCCTGGTCAAGATCGCGAAGCGGGCGCACCACTCGTCGTCCAACGTCAAGTGCGACGCGCTGCTGATGGACACCATCAGCCGCTCCGACACCTACCCGTACGTGGACGTCCGCGTCGACGACGTGTCGATGGGCCACGAGGCGACCGTGTCCAAGGTCAGCGACGACCAGCTGTTCTACCTGATGCAGCGGGGCCTGACCGAGGACGAGGCGATGGCGATGATCGTGCGCGGCTTCGTCGAGCCGATCGCCCGCGAGCTGCCGATGGAATACGCGCTGGAACTGAACCGCCTGATCGAACTGCAGATGGAAGGGGCCGTCGGCTGA
- a CDS encoding heme o synthase: protein MTTVVDAPRTPHARRPAELLKAYTGLIKPRVIELLLVTTIPAMLLAARGIPSPWLVLATLIGGTMAAGSANALNCVADADIDQVMKRTRARPLVRHTVTTRHALVFGIVLGAGSFGWLWATTNLLAASLAVGTILFYVFVYTLVLKRRTAQNIVWGGAAGCMPVVIGWAGVTGRVDWPALVMFGVIFFWTPPHTWSLAMKYKDDYERAGVPMLPVVAQPVYVSRQIVVFTWLMVAWTLLLVPATGWLYAAFAVLAGAWFLFLAHRLHAATKRGEKTKPMKLFHMSNTYLMIVCVALAVDSALSLPVLGWPF from the coding sequence GTGACCACCGTCGTCGACGCCCCCCGGACACCGCACGCTCGGCGGCCCGCTGAGCTGCTGAAAGCCTATACGGGGCTGATCAAACCGCGAGTCATCGAGCTGCTGCTGGTGACCACCATCCCGGCGATGCTGCTGGCCGCGCGGGGCATCCCGTCGCCGTGGCTGGTGCTCGCCACGCTGATCGGCGGCACCATGGCGGCGGGCAGCGCGAACGCGCTGAACTGCGTCGCCGACGCCGATATCGACCAGGTGATGAAACGCACCCGGGCCCGCCCGCTGGTGCGGCACACGGTGACCACCCGGCACGCCCTGGTCTTCGGCATCGTGCTCGGCGCCGGGTCCTTCGGCTGGCTGTGGGCGACGACGAACCTGCTGGCCGCGTCGCTGGCCGTCGGCACGATCCTGTTCTACGTCTTCGTCTACACGCTGGTGCTCAAGCGGCGCACCGCGCAGAACATCGTCTGGGGCGGCGCCGCGGGCTGCATGCCGGTGGTGATCGGCTGGGCCGGGGTGACCGGCCGGGTGGACTGGCCGGCGCTGGTGATGTTCGGCGTGATCTTCTTCTGGACGCCGCCGCACACCTGGTCGCTGGCGATGAAGTACAAGGACGACTACGAGCGCGCCGGCGTCCCGATGCTGCCGGTGGTGGCGCAGCCGGTGTACGTGTCGCGGCAGATCGTGGTGTTCACCTGGCTGATGGTGGCGTGGACGCTGCTGCTGGTCCCGGCGACCGGCTGGCTCTATGCGGCGTTCGCGGTCCTCGCCGGGGCGTGGTTCCTGTTCCTCGCGCACCGGCTGCACGCCGCTACCAAGCGCGGCGAGAAGACCAAGCCGATGAAGCTGTTCCACATGTCCAACACGTACTTGATGATCGTGTGCGTGGCCCTCGCTGTGGACTCCGCGCTGAGCCTGCCCGTGCTGGGCTGGCCGTTCTGA
- a CDS encoding helix-turn-helix transcriptional regulator, producing MKNVGTPPPVDVAGTEGHAAQQGAASHGDGRTRHAVARLLLERGPITAAAVADELGLSPTAVRRHLDVLVAEGEAYTREASPRSRRGRGRPAKLFLLTEVGRARFGHAYDDLAVAALRFIAEHEGEQAVREFADRRIAALVANHREVLAAATDPAKRAEVLADALTREGYAASTRSVGSGEQLCQHHCPVAHVAADFPQLCEAETAAFAEVLGTHVQRLATIANGDAACTTHVPTARFADPGGDTSDTVQTSADPVPKGRQNTAPIPDGGESV from the coding sequence GTGAAAAACGTCGGGACGCCTCCGCCTGTCGACGTGGCTGGCACCGAGGGCCACGCGGCCCAGCAGGGTGCTGCCTCGCACGGCGACGGACGCACCCGGCACGCGGTTGCGCGGTTGCTGCTGGAACGGGGGCCGATCACCGCTGCGGCGGTGGCCGACGAACTCGGGCTGAGCCCCACCGCGGTGCGCCGGCACCTCGACGTGCTGGTCGCCGAGGGCGAGGCCTACACCCGGGAAGCCTCCCCGCGGAGCCGTCGCGGTCGTGGCCGACCCGCGAAGCTGTTCCTGCTCACCGAGGTGGGCCGGGCGCGGTTCGGGCACGCCTACGACGACCTGGCGGTGGCGGCGCTGCGGTTCATCGCCGAGCACGAAGGGGAGCAAGCGGTTCGCGAGTTCGCCGACCGGCGGATCGCCGCACTGGTGGCCAACCACCGGGAGGTGCTGGCGGCCGCGACCGACCCGGCGAAGCGCGCGGAGGTTCTCGCCGACGCGCTCACCAGGGAGGGCTACGCTGCCTCGACGCGAAGCGTCGGCAGCGGCGAGCAGCTCTGCCAACACCACTGCCCGGTGGCGCACGTCGCTGCGGACTTCCCGCAGTTGTGCGAGGCCGAGACGGCGGCGTTCGCCGAAGTCCTCGGCACCCATGTGCAGCGGCTGGCCACCATCGCGAATGGTGACGCGGCCTGCACCACGCACGTACCAACCGCGCGGTTCGCGGATCCGGGTGGCGACACCTCGGACACCGTCCAGACCTCTGCCGACCCGGTCCCGAAGGGCCGGCAGAACACCGCCCCGATTCCTGATGGAGGGGAGTCCGTATGA